The following are encoded in a window of Chryseobacterium sp. genomic DNA:
- a CDS encoding TerC family protein, with protein MELFSLLELPNFADPQIWISLLTLTFLEIVLGVDNIIFISIIADKLPKEKQRFARNLGLAFAMIFRIILLLMISWIIGLKEPVLNLGWFNEPGTDLPLALSWKDIILLAGGIFLIGKSTMEIHAKMRGHDDVPKPKSGASGLMTMIILQIILIDMVFSLDSILTAIGLVDNVMLMIIAVVISIGIMMAFAGPISALINKYPSLQMLALSFLVVIGVMLVAEGIHQHVSKNIIYSCLAFSLIVEMLNIRFRDNQKKKYLKLNPDLNKDLSIREDLE; from the coding sequence ATGGAATTATTCTCTCTGCTCGAATTACCGAATTTTGCCGATCCGCAAATATGGATCAGTTTACTCACATTAACGTTTCTTGAAATCGTTCTGGGGGTGGACAATATTATCTTTATTTCTATTATTGCAGATAAGCTGCCCAAAGAAAAGCAGCGTTTCGCACGGAACCTCGGTTTGGCTTTTGCCATGATCTTCCGTATCATCCTGCTTTTGATGATCAGCTGGATTATCGGCCTTAAGGAACCGGTACTCAACCTGGGTTGGTTTAATGAACCCGGCACCGATTTACCCTTGGCTCTGAGTTGGAAAGATATAATCCTCCTTGCAGGAGGTATTTTCCTGATCGGAAAAAGTACCATGGAAATTCATGCCAAGATGCGGGGTCATGATGATGTTCCAAAGCCTAAATCCGGTGCTTCAGGTCTGATGACCATGATCATCCTGCAGATTATTCTCATTGATATGGTTTTCTCGCTGGATTCCATCCTGACTGCGATCGGTTTGGTGGATAATGTGATGCTGATGATAATTGCAGTGGTCATCTCTATCGGAATTATGATGGCTTTTGCCGGTCCGATCTCTGCCCTTATCAACAAATATCCCAGTTTGCAGATGCTGGCACTTTCATTCCTTGTAGTAATTGGGGTTATGCTTGTGGCCGAAGGAATCCATCAGCATGTAAGTAAGAATATCATCTACTCCTGTCTGGCATTCAGCCTCATCGTGGAAATGCTGAACATCCGCTTCAGGGACAATCAGAAAAAGAAATATCTGAAACTCAATCCTGATCTTAATAAAGATCTCAGTATCCGGGAAGATCTTGAGTAG
- a CDS encoding M13 family metallopeptidase → MKKISIGLLALSGVVFLNSCTTAKTAETPASETTAAVKSEPVKEEGLNLSYMDTSVRPQDDFFSYVNGNWVKTAEIPSDKASWGSFNALREDVDVASLGILKQILNDSFAAGSEGQKIQALYGTFMDWDKRNADGLNPIKGDLAKIDAIKSIADLQKYLIEATKSGDNPFYAWRVGPDLKNSNMNAVYFGGPSLGLGRDYYQKESESNTKTLAEYKNYVSQLLTEAGHQNAVQTAGKVVDFEKKLAQNLLTNEQNRDANLRYNPKTVAELPQLVKNINLADYLNKVGVKTDRVIVSELKYYQNMDSWMTAKNLPLIKEYMKARMVAGNAGNLNKTLDDINFNFYSKYLQGQKEQRSMDKRGLGVVNGTLGEAFGKLYVEKYFPAEAKAQMETYISYLKKAFQQHISNLDWMSPETKVKAQEKLSKFGVKIAYPDTWKDYSKLELTPAGEGGSYYENLQKVTEWNYAKNLDKVGKPVDKTEWGMAPQTVNAYYSGSNNEIVFPAAILQPPFFNFKADPAVNFGGIGAVIGHEISHGFDDSGSRFDGDGNLNNWWTAADLKNFENKVNQLADQYSKYEPVKGTFINGKFTSGENIGDLGGVAVAYTALQMYLKDHGNPGLISGFTQDQRFFMSWATVWRTKSTEQYMINQVKTDPHSPGYFRAFGPLVNQDSFYKAFDVKPGDKLYRAPEERIKIW, encoded by the coding sequence ATGAAAAAAATAAGTATAGGCCTTTTAGCTCTCTCCGGTGTCGTATTTCTTAATTCCTGTACCACAGCGAAGACCGCTGAGACTCCTGCATCTGAAACTACCGCAGCTGTAAAATCCGAACCGGTGAAGGAAGAAGGACTTAATCTTTCCTATATGGACACCTCCGTACGTCCGCAGGATGATTTCTTCAGTTATGTGAACGGGAATTGGGTGAAAACAGCCGAAATTCCTTCTGATAAAGCCAGCTGGGGAAGTTTCAATGCGCTTAGGGAAGATGTTGATGTTGCTTCGCTCGGCATCTTAAAACAAATCCTGAATGACAGCTTTGCTGCGGGTTCGGAAGGACAGAAAATTCAGGCTTTGTACGGGACATTTATGGACTGGGACAAAAGGAATGCGGACGGCCTTAATCCTATTAAAGGTGATCTGGCAAAGATTGATGCTATTAAATCTATTGCTGACCTGCAGAAATACCTGATAGAAGCCACTAAATCCGGCGACAATCCGTTTTATGCCTGGAGGGTAGGACCGGATTTGAAAAATTCGAACATGAATGCGGTCTACTTTGGCGGACCGAGCCTGGGACTGGGGCGCGATTATTACCAGAAAGAAAGCGAGTCCAATACAAAGACACTGGCTGAATATAAAAATTACGTTTCTCAGCTTCTTACCGAAGCAGGACATCAAAACGCTGTGCAAACGGCGGGTAAAGTCGTTGATTTTGAAAAGAAACTTGCCCAAAATCTTCTGACCAACGAGCAGAACCGGGATGCTAACCTGCGCTATAATCCTAAGACCGTAGCCGAACTTCCGCAACTGGTAAAAAATATTAATCTGGCCGATTATCTGAATAAGGTAGGTGTGAAGACCGACAGGGTGATTGTTTCTGAGCTTAAATACTACCAGAATATGGATTCCTGGATGACGGCGAAGAATCTGCCCTTAATCAAAGAATACATGAAAGCCAGGATGGTGGCCGGAAATGCCGGAAACCTGAACAAAACACTGGATGACATCAATTTTAATTTCTACTCCAAGTATCTGCAGGGCCAGAAAGAGCAGCGTTCCATGGATAAACGCGGCTTAGGTGTAGTAAACGGTACTTTGGGTGAAGCTTTTGGTAAACTTTATGTGGAAAAATATTTCCCGGCAGAAGCCAAAGCCCAAATGGAAACCTATATTTCCTATTTAAAAAAGGCTTTCCAGCAGCACATCAGCAATCTGGACTGGATGTCTCCGGAAACCAAGGTAAAAGCACAGGAAAAACTGTCTAAATTCGGGGTTAAGATTGCTTATCCCGATACCTGGAAGGACTATTCCAAACTTGAATTAACCCCTGCAGGCGAGGGCGGAAGTTATTACGAAAACCTTCAGAAGGTAACCGAATGGAACTATGCGAAGAATTTGGATAAAGTGGGCAAACCGGTGGATAAAACGGAATGGGGTATGGCTCCGCAGACTGTTAACGCTTATTACAGCGGTTCCAATAACGAAATCGTATTCCCGGCAGCCATCCTGCAGCCGCCCTTCTTTAATTTCAAAGCCGATCCCGCCGTCAATTTTGGCGGTATTGGTGCTGTAATCGGACATGAAATCTCTCATGGTTTTGATGATTCCGGTTCTAGGTTCGACGGCGACGGTAATCTGAACAATTGGTGGACTGCCGCTGACCTTAAGAATTTTGAAAACAAGGTAAATCAGCTGGCTGATCAGTACAGCAAATACGAGCCTGTAAAGGGGACATTCATAAACGGTAAATTTACCAGCGGGGAGAATATTGGTGATCTTGGAGGAGTAGCTGTGGCTTATACGGCGCTTCAGATGTACCTGAAAGACCATGGCAATCCGGGACTTATCAGCGGTTTCACCCAGGATCAGCGTTTCTTCATGAGTTGGGCTACGGTATGGCGTACGAAATCTACGGAGCAGTATATGATCAACCAGGTGAAGACCGACCCTCATTCACCGGGTTATTTCCGGGCCTTCGGACCTTTGGTGAATCAGGATTCCTTCTACAAGGCTTTTGATGTAAAACCTGGTGACAAGCTTTACAGGGCACCGGAAGAAAGGATAAAGATCTGGTAA
- a CDS encoding alpha/beta hydrolase family protein — translation MQTQNTKVIGDRNIIIENSSTRNFLADAYFPETSGQLPLVIFAHGYKGYKDWGAWDLMAEKIAQAGFYFVKFNFSHNGTTLDNPSEFADLEAFANNNFSREMLDYDAVINHFIVQPEINTEKVALIGHSRGAGISVIKAFEDDRVKALVSLAGVSHFGYRFPSGDRLTNWQESGVMYSENARTKQQMPHYYQFYEDYKANEDRFSVQYSAQHLGKPMLIIQGTEDVAVKDKEAYLLNEWCRDSELFILNGANHTLGATEPWPKETLPPDLLKSTDKIIEFLKNNL, via the coding sequence ATGCAAACACAAAATACAAAGGTGATTGGCGATAGAAATATCATCATTGAAAACTCCTCAACTCGAAATTTCCTTGCTGATGCCTACTTTCCGGAAACTTCCGGCCAACTTCCGCTGGTCATTTTTGCCCACGGCTACAAAGGATATAAAGACTGGGGCGCCTGGGATTTGATGGCTGAAAAAATAGCGCAAGCCGGATTTTATTTCGTGAAATTCAATTTTTCGCATAACGGCACCACGCTGGACAACCCTTCTGAATTTGCCGATCTGGAAGCCTTTGCAAACAATAATTTCAGCAGGGAAATGCTCGATTATGATGCCGTAATCAACCATTTCATCGTTCAACCCGAAATCAATACTGAGAAAGTTGCACTTATAGGCCACAGTAGGGGAGCCGGCATCTCGGTAATTAAAGCTTTTGAAGATGATCGCGTAAAGGCGCTTGTTTCGCTGGCCGGTGTAAGCCATTTCGGCTACCGTTTTCCCTCCGGCGACCGGCTTACAAACTGGCAGGAGTCAGGTGTCATGTATTCCGAAAATGCACGCACCAAACAGCAGATGCCACATTATTATCAGTTTTACGAAGATTATAAGGCAAATGAAGACCGTTTTTCGGTACAGTACAGCGCACAGCATCTGGGGAAGCCAATGTTGATCATTCAGGGTACTGAAGATGTGGCGGTGAAGGATAAGGAAGCCTACCTGCTGAACGAATGGTGCAGGGATTCGGAATTGTTTATACTGAACGGTGCCAATCATACCCTGGGCGCGACCGAGCCATGGCCAAAGGAAACATTACCACCTGACCTTTTAAAATCTACAGATAAAATAATCGAATTTTTAAAAAATAATTTATAA
- a CDS encoding flavin reductase family protein: protein MKSITPNELNGVQLQTLLQTAIAPRPIALASTIDLEGNVNLSPFSFFNLFSSNPPVVIFSPARRVRDNTTKHTLENVLQVKEVVIGIVNFNIVQQISLASTEYEKEVNEFVKAGLTMKEADLVKPKLIQECPVNLECKVIEVKHLGTEGGAGNLVICEVIKIHVREEYLNDEGNLDQMKLDLVARLGGNWYSRNNESNLFEVPKPLVTKGIGFDRLPDNIKLSRIFSGNDLGMLANTEELAEGSYSANEEVHLKAQKLLKESKVSEAWELLKQ, encoded by the coding sequence ATGAAAAGCATTACTCCTAATGAGCTTAACGGCGTACAGCTGCAGACGCTGCTGCAAACTGCCATCGCACCACGTCCTATAGCTTTAGCGTCAACTATAGATTTGGAAGGGAATGTAAACCTCAGTCCTTTCAGTTTCTTTAATCTTTTCAGTTCCAACCCGCCGGTAGTTATTTTCTCGCCGGCCAGGAGGGTGCGCGATAATACAACCAAACATACGCTGGAAAATGTTCTGCAGGTTAAAGAGGTAGTTATCGGTATTGTAAACTTTAATATCGTGCAGCAGATCTCACTTGCTTCCACAGAATATGAAAAGGAGGTCAACGAGTTTGTAAAAGCTGGTCTGACCATGAAAGAGGCTGACCTTGTGAAACCAAAACTGATTCAAGAATGCCCTGTAAACCTGGAGTGTAAAGTAATTGAGGTAAAACACCTGGGTACTGAAGGCGGCGCCGGAAACCTGGTGATTTGCGAGGTGATAAAAATTCACGTACGTGAGGAGTACCTCAATGATGAAGGAAACCTGGACCAAATGAAGCTGGACCTGGTGGCACGATTAGGCGGAAACTGGTATTCGCGTAATAACGAAAGCAACCTTTTTGAGGTTCCAAAACCATTGGTAACCAAAGGTATTGGTTTCGACAGACTCCCGGACAATATAAAATTAAGCCGCATCTTCAGCGGTAATGACCTTGGAATGCTGGCAAATACGGAAGAGTTGGCGGAAGGTAGCTATTCTGCTAATGAAGAAGTTCATTTAAAAGCACAGAAGCTGCTGAAGGAAAGTAAAGTTTCCGAAGCCTGGGAACTTCTTAAACAATAA
- a CDS encoding DUF3575 domain-containing protein → MRTAVLLFLLYSSAIIAQKNELKINLLKIGEVSYERRLNDRFSTGLHAGTGLFKIGDEQNRFTIKGFGRYYMSKDQNFSKFFLQLSFVYNRHEYFPSSDPDIWHRVGIYDEAGILAGVGYKVLLNEKFTVDLYIDVGPEFLNRSALLPVMADAGINAGYRF, encoded by the coding sequence ATGAGAACTGCTGTTTTACTGTTTTTGCTGTATTCTTCTGCAATTATCGCGCAAAAGAATGAACTTAAAATTAATTTGTTGAAAATCGGTGAGGTAAGTTATGAGCGCCGGCTAAATGATCGTTTCTCAACCGGCCTGCATGCCGGAACGGGCTTATTTAAAATTGGGGATGAACAGAACCGGTTTACTATCAAAGGCTTTGGGCGTTATTATATGAGTAAAGATCAGAATTTCAGCAAGTTCTTTCTGCAACTGTCTTTTGTCTACAACCGTCATGAATATTTTCCTTCTTCAGATCCGGACATATGGCATCGAGTGGGCATTTATGATGAAGCTGGAATTCTGGCCGGGGTTGGCTATAAAGTCCTGCTAAACGAAAAGTTTACAGTTGATCTCTATATCGACGTTGGTCCTGAATTCCTCAATAGGAGCGCACTATTACCCGTTATGGCTGATGCAGGAATTAATGCGGGTTACCGCTTCTAG
- a CDS encoding ligase-associated DNA damage response exonuclease, which produces MARKTFIRFTDKGIYCVPGKFYLDPWKPVDLAIISHGHGDHARWGMKKYLCHDYSKPILKHRIGQDIEIQSLGYGEEININGVKVSFHPAGHIVGSAQIRMEYKGYVIVFSGDYKTDDDGLSTPFELVKCNEFITESTFGLPIYNWLQPADYAELMQTWVNQNRQNGKTSVFIGYSLGKAQRIMKSLEGSGKIFVHQSIARLNEAMESVNIKLPEYETLDFLEGAKAAKGEIVILPPALLDSNVIKKIPDRATAICSGWMQVRGSRRWRSADAGFSISDHADWNGLLKTVKATEAEKVYVTHGQTAVFSKYLRELGIDAVELQTIFGDEEMEEKEIITNEESR; this is translated from the coding sequence ATGGCCAGGAAAACCTTCATCCGCTTTACCGACAAAGGAATATACTGTGTGCCCGGCAAATTTTACCTGGATCCGTGGAAGCCTGTAGACCTGGCCATAATTTCACACGGTCACGGCGACCATGCCAGATGGGGAATGAAAAAATACCTTTGCCATGATTACAGTAAACCCATTTTGAAACACCGCATCGGACAGGATATTGAGATCCAGAGCCTGGGTTATGGCGAAGAAATTAACATCAATGGAGTGAAAGTTTCCTTTCACCCTGCCGGGCATATCGTCGGTTCGGCACAGATCAGGATGGAATACAAGGGTTATGTAATTGTTTTTTCAGGCGATTACAAAACCGATGACGATGGTCTGTCTACCCCTTTCGAACTGGTGAAATGTAACGAATTCATTACGGAAAGCACCTTTGGTCTACCCATTTATAACTGGCTGCAGCCTGCGGACTATGCGGAGCTCATGCAAACCTGGGTGAACCAAAACAGACAGAACGGTAAAACTTCCGTTTTCATCGGTTATTCCTTGGGCAAAGCCCAGCGCATCATGAAATCTTTGGAAGGCAGCGGGAAAATCTTCGTTCATCAGTCTATCGCCAGGCTTAATGAAGCCATGGAATCGGTTAATATTAAATTGCCGGAGTATGAAACCCTTGATTTTTTGGAAGGAGCCAAAGCGGCCAAAGGTGAAATCGTAATCCTACCACCGGCTCTGCTGGACTCCAATGTCATTAAAAAAATACCGGACCGGGCTACTGCCATCTGTTCCGGCTGGATGCAGGTTCGCGGATCCCGAAGGTGGCGCTCTGCAGATGCCGGTTTTTCCATTTCCGATCATGCCGACTGGAATGGTTTGCTGAAGACCGTGAAAGCCACGGAAGCCGAAAAGGTATACGTCACTCACGGACAAACCGCTGTTTTCTCGAAATACCTGCGCGAACTAGGAATTGATGCAGTGGAACTGCAAACTATTTTTGGCGATGAGGAAATGGAGGAAAAGGAAATCATAACCAATGAAGAAAGCCGATGA
- the fahA gene encoding fumarylacetoacetase, with amino-acid sequence MTSFIKYAENSDFSIYNIPFGVAVFGQEYIACATRIGDMVIDLATLYDFGYLNDIDGLTDNVFEAYTLNEFIELGKPVTSAVRLRLQELLLEGSALSADNKSIDECFYALDQVKMMMPVHVPNYTDFYSSIEHATNVGKMFRDPANALLPNWKHLPVGYHGRASSIVVSGTDIIRPKGQMKPADADKPVFGPCKQLDFELEMAFIVNKNTEMGESITTAQAEDAIFGMVIFNDWSARDIQSWEYVPLGPFLGKNFGSSVSPWVVTLEALNRFRTVSPVQEPEVLDYLKFDGDKNYDINLEVYIQPENGTETLISQSNYKYMYWNMAQQLAHHTVNGCNVEVGDMYASGTISGENPRSFGSMLELTWRGQNPLELDNDGERKFIEDNDTVIMRGFAEKDGIRVGFGEVTGKILPAI; translated from the coding sequence ATGACATCTTTTATAAAATACGCTGAAAACTCAGACTTCTCCATCTATAACATTCCGTTTGGAGTTGCGGTTTTCGGCCAGGAATATATAGCCTGCGCAACCAGGATCGGCGACATGGTGATTGATTTGGCCACCCTTTATGATTTCGGATATCTGAATGATATTGACGGTCTTACAGACAATGTTTTTGAAGCTTATACTCTTAATGAGTTCATAGAACTGGGAAAACCGGTAACATCGGCAGTAAGGCTAAGGCTTCAGGAACTGTTGCTTGAAGGTTCTGCACTTTCAGCTGATAACAAAAGTATTGATGAATGCTTTTATGCTCTGGATCAGGTGAAGATGATGATGCCTGTTCATGTACCTAATTACACTGATTTTTACAGCAGCATAGAGCACGCCACCAATGTGGGTAAGATGTTCCGCGATCCTGCAAACGCCCTGCTGCCTAACTGGAAGCACCTGCCTGTAGGCTACCACGGCCGTGCCTCTTCTATCGTGGTTTCAGGTACAGACATTATCCGTCCTAAAGGTCAGATGAAACCAGCGGATGCCGATAAGCCGGTGTTTGGTCCCTGTAAGCAGCTGGATTTTGAGCTGGAGATGGCATTTATCGTAAATAAGAATACCGAAATGGGCGAAAGTATCACCACAGCTCAGGCCGAGGATGCTATTTTTGGTATGGTCATTTTCAATGACTGGTCAGCAAGAGACATCCAAAGTTGGGAATATGTTCCGCTGGGGCCTTTCCTGGGCAAGAATTTCGGTTCGTCGGTATCACCATGGGTAGTTACACTTGAAGCACTTAACCGGTTCCGCACCGTTTCACCGGTTCAGGAACCAGAGGTTCTGGATTACCTGAAATTTGACGGCGATAAGAATTATGACATCAATCTGGAAGTCTACATTCAACCGGAAAACGGAACTGAAACTCTGATTTCACAGAGTAACTATAAATACATGTACTGGAATATGGCCCAGCAACTCGCACATCACACCGTAAACGGCTGTAACGTGGAAGTTGGAGACATGTATGCCTCCGGCACTATTTCAGGCGAAAATCCACGTTCTTTCGGCTCCATGCTTGAACTTACATGGCGCGGACAAAACCCTCTTGAGCTGGATAATGACGGCGAAAGGAAGTTTATAGAGGATAATGATACCGTTATCATGCGCGGCTTTGCTGAGAAGGACGGCATTCGTGTTGGATTCGGCGAGGTGACCGGTAAAATTTTACCCGCAATTTAG